A genomic stretch from Eubacterium sulci ATCC 35585 includes:
- a CDS encoding ABC transporter permease, with protein MTKNALAYISRKRNRSLIAFILIALVLSSLYSCFYVAKSIGAVEKSIYKLSNSSISIASKNAKGTFHIKDLSSLDSISNIEEITAEYAGTAKLTSGSIFDGAQKIQRDDLPQELNNLVSIHAVTESRRNLLFRSGAFFVEDGRALKEGDKYKILVHKELAKKNSWKLHDKVSLSIFKDEAYSASSEAKTFEIVGIFSGKTTEQYTGLSSDLSENMVFTDYYGSQRALGLSKDDEIATSLRLYVKDAQQLDKVKEDIKALDIDWSKYEIIKDSKAFEQASAAVGSMKHIIRLISTLIVVGAIVVLTLILILWIRERTYEIGILLSIGYSKIRIMSQFILELVFISIPALIVALLSGSILISQLLGAIVTDESAFVQGGIYQQGFGLDNITSLLQCYAVLIGIIVISVVAASATILVKKPKDILSKVS; from the coding sequence ATGACTAAGAATGCTTTAGCATATATCAGCCGAAAGAGAAACAGAAGCTTGATTGCATTTATTCTCATAGCTTTGGTGCTGTCATCTCTTTATTCCTGTTTCTATGTCGCAAAATCAATTGGCGCCGTAGAAAAATCTATCTATAAATTATCGAATTCATCTATTTCCATAGCTAGTAAGAATGCTAAGGGAACATTTCATATAAAGGATCTAAGTTCTTTAGATTCTATCAGCAATATCGAAGAAATTACAGCAGAATATGCAGGCACTGCAAAGCTGACAAGTGGCAGCATTTTTGACGGTGCGCAAAAAATCCAGCGAGACGATTTGCCGCAGGAGCTAAATAATCTCGTGTCCATCCATGCCGTTACGGAAAGTAGAAGAAATCTACTATTTCGTAGCGGTGCTTTTTTTGTTGAAGATGGACGCGCTCTAAAGGAAGGCGATAAGTATAAGATTCTCGTACACAAAGAGCTAGCAAAGAAGAATAGCTGGAAGCTACACGATAAGGTAAGCTTATCCATATTTAAGGACGAGGCGTATAGTGCTTCCTCTGAAGCTAAGACTTTTGAGATAGTTGGTATCTTCAGCGGTAAGACGACAGAGCAGTATACAGGACTTTCATCTGACCTGAGTGAAAACATGGTATTTACCGATTATTATGGAAGCCAGAGGGCTCTTGGCCTATCAAAGGATGATGAAATTGCAACAAGCCTAAGGCTTTATGTAAAAGATGCACAGCAGCTAGACAAGGTCAAGGAAGATATCAAAGCTCTTGATATCGACTGGTCAAAATATGAGATAATCAAGGATTCCAAGGCTTTTGAGCAGGCCTCGGCTGCAGTTGGAAGCATGAAGCACATCATAAGACTGATATCTACTTTGATAGTTGTTGGTGCCATAGTCGTTCTCACTTTGATACTGATTCTGTGGATAAGAGAGCGAACCTATGAGATAGGAATTCTGCTTTCGATTGGATATAGTAAGATTAGGATAATGAGCCAGTTCATACTTGAGCTAGTGTTCATATCTATTCCTGCTTTGATAGTGGCCTTGCTTTCAGGAAGCATTTTGATATCACAGCTTCTAGGAGCTATTGTCACAGATGAGAGCGCCTTTGTTCAAGGAGGAATTTACCAGCAGGGATTTGGACTCGATAATATTACAAGTCTATTACAGTGCTATGCAGTACTAATAGGAATAATCGTTATATCTGTTGTCGCAGCTTCGGCTACGATACTGGTTAAAAAACCGAAGGATATTCTATCAAAAGTTAGTTAG
- a CDS encoding multidrug ABC transporter ATP-binding protein, with amino-acid sequence MNILEAKNLSYNYANSKEKVLSSVNQGFEEGEFYAIIGKSGAGKSTFLSLLAGLDSPQGGEILFRGENIEKEGYSKHRRDNISLVFQNYNLIEYLTPLENIRLVNKHASEDILLELGLDRNQIKRNVLKLSGGQQQRVAIARALVSEAPVILADEPTGNLDQASSKEIIDLFKRLAKERNKCVIVVTHSKDIADAADVVLEISNKKLKRK; translated from the coding sequence ATGAATATTTTAGAAGCAAAAAATTTAAGCTACAATTATGCAAACTCAAAGGAAAAGGTTTTATCATCAGTAAACCAGGGCTTTGAGGAGGGAGAGTTTTACGCGATTATTGGAAAGTCAGGCGCAGGGAAATCGACATTTTTGTCACTACTTGCTGGGCTTGACTCGCCGCAGGGAGGAGAAATCCTATTCCGTGGTGAAAATATTGAGAAAGAAGGATATAGCAAACATAGGAGAGATAACATCTCGCTAGTATTTCAGAACTACAATCTCATTGAGTATCTTACACCGCTTGAAAACATCAGGCTTGTAAATAAGCATGCAAGCGAAGATATACTGCTTGAGCTTGGTCTAGACAGAAACCAAATAAAGAGAAACGTTCTTAAGCTATCGGGCGGTCAGCAGCAGAGAGTTGCGATTGCAAGAGCTTTGGTATCTGAAGCACCAGTAATACTTGCAGATGAACCTACGGGAAATCTCGACCAGGCTAGCTCAAAGGAAATTATTGATCTCTTCAAGAGACTTGCAAAAGAGAGAAACAAATGCGTTATTGTCGTTACTCATAGCAAGGATATTGCAGATGCAGCAGATGTCGTGCTAGAAATCAGCAATAAGAAGCTTAAGAGAAAGTAG
- a CDS encoding peptide ABC transporter permease — protein MIKNAFTYVWRKPLRTIVIFLVILSMSTLSMIGLSIKDATDKASNETFKNITNSFSMEINRSTNPGTPRGGGNVRGQDIKKISEMDEIDGYVKRIGSVADLVDYDIIETDETKANSSPERAKNFGRAVMITGVNDSTRETKFVSGAFTLVEGKPLVQDDKYKILMHKDLAAKNNLKVGDKIKLKSNLFDADNEKKANETVEVEIKGLFDGHNNGGVSAAQELYENNIVSDLHTAAKVYGNTEDTAVYMDATFFVKGDKDLDKVMEKVQELDIDWSYFTLVKNSSNYPALQESISGVYGLANKLFAGALIFAGLVVSLLLFLWINARKKEIAVLLSIGISKGKIFLQFASELVFISIPAFACSYFEASYLGKEMGNRILKKVTGDVSKRLAGESSGTQLGGGAEVDGFNKTLTSLDIEVGMKIFIHVVIFMVVILAISLLISSFNVLRKKPKDLLTDIK, from the coding sequence GTGATTAAGAATGCTTTTACATATGTATGGAGAAAGCCGCTTAGAACCATTGTCATCTTCCTTGTAATTCTATCGATGTCGACACTATCGATGATTGGACTATCTATCAAAGATGCAACGGATAAGGCTTCAAACGAAACCTTTAAGAACATAACAAATAGCTTTAGTATGGAAATCAATAGATCCACAAATCCTGGAACCCCGCGAGGTGGCGGAAATGTTAGGGGACAGGATATCAAAAAAATCTCTGAAATGGATGAAATAGATGGCTATGTCAAAAGAATTGGAAGCGTAGCAGACCTAGTAGACTACGACATAATCGAAACAGATGAAACCAAGGCAAATTCTTCTCCTGAAAGAGCAAAGAACTTTGGACGCGCGGTGATGATAACTGGCGTAAATGATTCAACACGCGAAACGAAGTTCGTATCAGGGGCGTTTACACTTGTAGAGGGTAAGCCTTTAGTTCAGGATGACAAGTATAAGATTTTGATGCACAAGGACCTTGCCGCTAAGAACAATCTCAAGGTGGGAGATAAGATAAAACTTAAATCAAATCTCTTTGATGCAGATAATGAAAAAAAAGCTAATGAGACTGTAGAGGTTGAAATCAAGGGACTCTTTGATGGACACAACAATGGAGGCGTAAGCGCAGCGCAGGAGCTTTATGAGAACAATATAGTATCAGATCTTCACACAGCAGCTAAGGTCTATGGAAACACTGAGGATACAGCAGTTTACATGGATGCAACATTCTTTGTAAAGGGAGATAAGGACTTAGATAAGGTCATGGAAAAGGTTCAGGAGCTAGATATTGACTGGAGCTATTTCACTCTAGTCAAGAATTCATCTAACTATCCAGCGCTTCAGGAGTCGATTTCAGGTGTATATGGACTTGCCAATAAGCTGTTTGCCGGCGCTTTGATATTTGCAGGACTTGTAGTTTCGCTTCTTCTATTCCTATGGATAAATGCGAGAAAAAAAGAGATTGCAGTATTGCTTTCAATAGGTATATCAAAGGGCAAAATTTTCCTTCAGTTTGCTTCTGAGCTAGTATTTATCTCGATTCCGGCATTTGCCTGCTCATATTTTGAAGCATCATACCTAGGCAAGGAGATGGGAAACAGAATTCTCAAGAAGGTTACCGGGGATGTATCAAAGAGACTTGCAGGAGAATCATCTGGAACCCAGCTTGGTGGCGGTGCCGAAGTAGATGGATTCAATAAGACGCTCACTAGCCTAGACATAGAGGTAGGCATGAAAATCTTCATCCATGTTGTTATATTCATGGTGGTGATTCTAGCAATTTCACTTTTGATATCTTCATTTAACGTCCTAAGGAAAAAGCCAAAGGATTTGCTAACAGACATTAAGTAA
- a CDS encoding transcriptional regulator, with amino-acid sequence MKILVVEDDKMIREGICEYMSEFGYEMVQAEDGKMALERFDTNDIGLVVLDIQIPFMSGLEVLREIRTRSMVPVLMLTAFGDEEYVIDAFSNLADGYMEKPCSLPVLKARLESMIKRYSSQSESFKYGNAEVDFIGYTAKLNGEPVDIKAKELEILKFLLNNEGQALTRMQIIDNVWKESEEIPFDRVIDVYVKELRKKLELDCIVTIRNVGYKLERK; translated from the coding sequence ATGAAAATACTGGTTGTTGAAGATGACAAGATGATAAGGGAAGGTATCTGCGAATACATGTCTGAGTTTGGCTATGAGATGGTTCAGGCAGAGGACGGAAAAATGGCACTAGAGCGTTTTGATACTAATGATATAGGACTTGTGGTGCTAGATATACAGATTCCTTTTATGAGCGGACTTGAGGTTCTCAGAGAGATAAGAACTAGGAGCATGGTTCCTGTTTTGATGCTAACTGCCTTCGGCGATGAGGAGTACGTGATAGATGCTTTTTCAAACCTAGCTGATGGATACATGGAAAAGCCTTGTTCTCTTCCTGTGCTAAAGGCAAGGCTAGAGTCTATGATCAAAAGGTACTCGTCTCAGTCAGAAAGCTTCAAATACGGAAATGCTGAGGTTGACTTCATAGGCTATACGGCCAAACTAAACGGTGAGCCAGTCGATATCAAGGCTAAGGAACTCGAAATCCTTAAGTTTCTTCTCAATAACGAGGGTCAGGCTCTGACGAGAATGCAGATTATCGATAATGTTTGGAAGGAGTCAGAGGAAATTCCTTTTGATAGAGTCATCGATGTATATGTCAAGGAACTCAGAAAGAAGCTCGAGTTAGACTGCATAGTTACAATTAGAAATGTAGGATATAAATTAGAGAGAAAATGA
- a CDS encoding histidine kinase — translation MRNLKILPKIFLQIFIIINILIIVIHLSVYLIFPKSYLETRKHEVDIKADEIALSMNGKDLKFVMQALEFYSNNSEIKAYIKGIKSDNSIKVEEDIDVDYYSDENSVILEERDIKLKDGKKITLQFVSSENMQEDAKHLTLSFLPYSILVSVLFSMIVSYIFAKSISKNVNEIVAVSERMANLDRDARLEIKSEDEIGHLKRQLNMLYETLLGLIDDLEEKNEEITRLSKLRYDFFRGRSHELKTPLASLKIVLENMKYNIGKYKDKDFYIGECINMVDELNHSISQTLSISSYDQLRNDEEILVLKDMISDVEKKYLAQIEKKNLHLDIKLGDEKLYIGRTALKIVLSNLMSNATKYNVNDGKINIGVKDGWLYVENTGENLGELNLDRIFEIGFSLDKENGNGIGLYVVSNILINYGIEHKIEMNGDRFIFLIKLNA, via the coding sequence ATGAGAAATTTAAAGATACTCCCAAAAATATTTTTGCAGATATTTATCATCATTAATATACTGATAATCGTGATTCATCTGTCGGTGTATTTGATTTTTCCAAAGTCGTATCTAGAAACCCGTAAGCACGAGGTCGATATTAAGGCAGACGAAATTGCTCTTAGTATGAACGGAAAAGACCTTAAATTTGTCATGCAGGCACTTGAATTTTACTCAAATAACAGTGAGATTAAGGCTTATATCAAAGGCATAAAAAGCGATAACAGTATCAAGGTAGAGGAAGATATAGACGTAGATTATTATAGCGATGAGAACTCTGTTATATTAGAGGAACGAGATATTAAGCTTAAGGATGGCAAAAAAATAACCCTACAGTTTGTTTCCTCTGAGAACATGCAGGAAGATGCAAAACACCTCACATTAAGCTTTCTTCCTTATTCAATTTTAGTATCGGTGCTTTTCTCAATGATAGTTTCATATATTTTTGCCAAATCCATAAGTAAGAATGTAAACGAAATTGTAGCCGTCTCAGAAAGGATGGCAAATCTAGATAGAGATGCACGCCTAGAAATAAAAAGCGAGGATGAAATTGGACACCTCAAAAGACAGCTAAACATGCTCTACGAAACCTTGCTAGGACTCATAGATGACCTAGAAGAGAAGAATGAAGAGATAACTAGACTGAGCAAATTGAGGTATGACTTCTTTAGGGGACGTTCTCACGAGCTAAAGACACCGCTAGCTTCACTTAAGATAGTTCTCGAAAACATGAAGTACAACATCGGCAAGTACAAGGACAAGGATTTCTACATAGGCGAGTGCATAAACATGGTAGATGAGTTAAATCACAGCATATCTCAGACCCTCTCTATTTCTAGCTACGACCAGTTAAGAAATGATGAAGAAATCTTAGTCCTAAAGGATATGATTTCTGATGTAGAGAAGAAGTATTTGGCGCAAATAGAAAAGAAAAACTTACATCTTGATATCAAACTTGGCGATGAAAAGCTGTACATAGGCAGAACGGCGCTAAAGATAGTTTTATCAAACCTTATGAGCAATGCAACAAAGTACAATGTAAATGATGGTAAGATAAATATTGGTGTTAAAGATGGCTGGCTCTATGTAGAAAACACTGGAGAAAATCTAGGTGAACTTAATCTAGATAGAATCTTTGAAATCGGTTTTAGCCTGGACAAGGAGAATGGAAACGGCATAGGACTTTATGTTGTTTCAAACATCCTCATAAACTACGGAATCGAACATAAGATTGAAATGAATGGAGATAGATTCATTTTCTTAATCAAGCTAAATGCGTAG
- a CDS encoding ABC transporter, whose amino-acid sequence MFKIEEIKKSFKDKEVLKGVSFSVEEGDRIALLGNNGAGKSTLFKIISGQLIANSGSVSTKLDFQTEIGMMPQGDILIDDLTVLDLVILKTQMNKLNNVDYDALLAMVDLGEHRNQNVGGLSGGQKRRLSLLLTILNSPKLIFLDEPTTGMDLESVDNFWKLLDEQKFTSVIVTHDFNQIDHFFTKVLILKDGRIAASDAVDKIHADGKTIEQYYRENVEKEA is encoded by the coding sequence ATGTTTAAGATTGAAGAAATAAAGAAATCCTTTAAAGATAAAGAAGTTCTGAAGGGGGTAAGCTTTTCTGTAGAAGAAGGTGATAGAATTGCTTTGCTCGGTAACAATGGTGCTGGAAAAAGTACTTTATTTAAGATAATATCCGGACAACTCATAGCAAATTCTGGAAGTGTAAGCACAAAGCTAGATTTCCAGACCGAGATTGGCATGATGCCACAAGGTGATATTTTGATTGATGATCTTACGGTTTTAGATTTAGTTATCTTAAAAACACAGATGAATAAGCTCAATAATGTAGACTATGACGCCTTACTTGCTATGGTGGACCTGGGGGAGCATAGAAATCAGAATGTAGGTGGCTTATCAGGTGGTCAGAAAAGAAGGCTTTCTCTTTTACTAACAATCTTAAATTCACCTAAACTTATATTCCTAGATGAACCTACAACAGGAATGGATTTAGAGTCAGTCGATAATTTTTGGAAACTGCTTGATGAGCAGAAGTTTACATCGGTAATTGTAACACATGACTTCAATCAAATTGACCATTTCTTTACAAAGGTTTTGATTTTGAAAGATGGCAGAATTGCAGCAAGTGATGCAGTCGATAAGATTCATGCAGATGGTAAGACCATAGAGCAGTATTATAGAGAAAATGTAGAAAAGGAGGCATAA
- a CDS encoding ABC transporter: protein MIMKIQLRQVLRNKRFLIFTIFVPVIWYIFIYNVQKGIVPNIMFGIAVFIGIIGNSMATFSKRISSNIDFFSFESKFTKYSVKRYLLDQTIVQVVLNTLIFLVVLAVAVALFKFQITGELAIQFFLLTIMGIYFSMIGFVVGVRLEPKIIDTVSFPLIILAAMTVIPFASFGAEGSFMTIISKIQMIFPGYYYSEIINAISASKAVELKDLALFVGTFILNLIPLYFLVPKTKIIKSN from the coding sequence ATGATTATGAAAATACAGCTAAGGCAAGTCCTTAGAAATAAGAGATTTCTAATATTTACAATCTTTGTTCCTGTTATATGGTATATTTTTATCTACAATGTGCAGAAGGGAATAGTTCCAAACATCATGTTTGGTATTGCAGTTTTCATCGGTATTATCGGAAACAGCATGGCTACATTCAGTAAAAGAATTTCATCTAACATAGATTTTTTCTCATTTGAATCAAAGTTCACAAAGTACAGTGTTAAGAGATATCTATTAGACCAGACCATAGTGCAGGTAGTTCTGAACACATTGATTTTTCTAGTAGTGCTTGCAGTAGCAGTTGCCTTGTTTAAATTTCAAATAACTGGAGAACTTGCAATTCAGTTCTTCTTGTTAACAATTATGGGGATTTATTTCAGCATGATTGGATTCGTAGTTGGTGTTAGACTCGAGCCTAAGATTATAGATACAGTTAGTTTTCCACTTATAATATTAGCTGCAATGACTGTTATACCGTTTGCAAGCTTTGGAGCTGAAGGAAGCTTCATGACAATTATAAGTAAGATACAGATGATATTTCCAGGCTATTACTATAGCGAGATAATAAATGCAATTTCAGCTTCAAAGGCTGTAGAGCTTAAAGACCTAGCTCTGTTTGTTGGAACGTTCATATTAAATTTAATTCCACTTTACTTCCTAGTACCTAAGACAAAAATCATAAAATCAAACTAG
- a CDS encoding bifunctional pyrimidine regulatory protein PyrR uracil phosphoribosyltransferase (regulates pyrimidine biosynthesis by binding to the mRNA of the pyr genes, also has been shown to have uracil phosphoribosyltransferase activity), whose translation MEFKSQLMTTDEIMRALRRIAHQITERNNGTEDVVIVGIAKGGVPIANQLSEFLKTIEQRNIPTGVLDISGHRDDIEPNQVDDAKISESVIPCDINGKQVVLVDDVLYTGRTARAAFDALSDFGRAGTIQLAVLIDRGHRELPIRADYVGKNIPTSHVETIRIDFDETGTQPVVNIYNR comes from the coding sequence ATGGAATTCAAATCACAGCTAATGACAACAGATGAAATTATGAGAGCGCTTCGCAGAATCGCACATCAGATTACCGAGAGAAATAACGGTACTGAAGATGTTGTAATTGTTGGAATTGCCAAAGGTGGTGTTCCCATTGCAAATCAGCTCAGCGAGTTTCTGAAAACAATAGAGCAGCGCAATATTCCAACTGGCGTACTAGATATAAGTGGTCATAGGGATGATATTGAGCCAAATCAGGTTGATGATGCCAAGATTAGTGAATCTGTGATTCCTTGCGATATCAACGGAAAGCAAGTTGTCTTAGTTGATGATGTGCTATATACAGGCAGAACCGCAAGAGCGGCCTTTGATGCACTTTCAGATTTTGGAAGGGCTGGCACCATACAGCTTGCAGTTTTGATAGATAGGGGACACAGGGAGCTACCGATAAGAGCTGACTATGTAGGAAAGAACATTCCTACATCACATGTTGAGACAATAAGGATTGACTTTGATGAGACGGGAACACAGCCCGTAGTAAACATCTATAATCGTTAA
- a CDS encoding ABC transporter permease, with protein MSDKNVNEIGIYDARQLGVPKMIILGLQHTFAMFGATILVPILTGLSVSTTLLMAGLGTLLFHFLTKGKVPAFLGSSFAFLGGYGAVAPMVNGAPNKEMLPYACGGVFCAGLVYLVMSALIKGFGVKRVMKFFPPVVTGPIIIAIGLILAPSAIANCKTNWVVALVAVVTIIIFNIWGKGMLKIIPIILGVAASYTVAACMGEIDFSAAASRSWIGLPPIQMMKFDVSSILTIMPIALATMMEHIGDITAIGATTKRNYIADPGLHRTLLGDGLATCLASAFGGPANTTYGENTGVLALTKIYDPRVIRIAAFFAVGLSFIPKVSFLIESIPASTIGGVSFILYGMISAIGIRNVVENQVDFTKSRNTIIAALILVCALGFNSVGGASFTIKGVTITLSGLAIAAIVGILVNAILPGNDYEFGEDDGTEEKFQTFKI; from the coding sequence ATGTCAGACAAAAATGTTAATGAAATTGGCATTTATGATGCCAGACAGCTAGGTGTCCCTAAGATGATAATCCTAGGCTTGCAGCACACATTTGCCATGTTTGGAGCTACCATACTAGTGCCTATTTTGACAGGACTAAGCGTAAGCACAACACTTCTCATGGCAGGTCTTGGAACTTTGCTTTTCCATTTTCTAACTAAGGGAAAGGTTCCTGCATTCCTCGGTTCATCATTTGCTTTTCTAGGTGGCTATGGAGCTGTAGCACCTATGGTAAACGGTGCACCAAACAAGGAAATGCTTCCATATGCTTGCGGAGGAGTTTTCTGTGCGGGACTTGTATACCTAGTAATGTCAGCTCTGATTAAGGGCTTTGGTGTTAAGCGCGTAATGAAGTTCTTCCCTCCAGTTGTGACAGGACCTATCATTATTGCTATCGGTCTTATCCTTGCACCTTCGGCTATCGCTAACTGTAAGACAAACTGGGTGGTTGCGCTAGTAGCAGTTGTAACAATTATCATCTTCAATATCTGGGGAAAGGGCATGCTCAAGATTATACCTATCATCCTAGGTGTGGCAGCATCATACACTGTAGCAGCTTGCATGGGAGAAATTGATTTTAGTGCAGCAGCCTCAAGGTCGTGGATAGGTCTTCCGCCAATTCAGATGATGAAGTTTGATGTATCATCAATACTTACAATTATGCCTATTGCTCTTGCAACAATGATGGAGCACATAGGAGATATCACAGCAATCGGTGCTACAACAAAGAGAAACTACATTGCAGACCCAGGTCTTCACAGAACTCTTCTTGGAGATGGACTTGCAACTTGCCTAGCTTCAGCATTCGGTGGTCCTGCAAACACAACATACGGAGAAAACACTGGAGTTCTTGCTCTAACAAAGATCTACGATCCTAGAGTAATCAGAATCGCAGCATTCTTTGCAGTAGGACTTTCATTCATTCCTAAGGTGAGCTTCCTAATCGAGAGCATTCCAGCTTCAACAATCGGAGGAGTTTCATTCATCCTTTACGGAATGATTTCAGCAATCGGTATCAGAAACGTAGTTGAGAACCAGGTTGACTTCACAAAGTCAAGAAACACAATCATCGCAGCTTTGATACTCGTTTGTGCACTTGGATTTAACTCAGTTGGTGGAGCAAGCTTCACAATCAAAGGTGTAACAATCACACTTTCAGGACTTGCTATCGCAGCTATCGTTGGTATCCTAGTAAATGCAATTTTGCCAGGCAACGATTACGAGTTCGGTGAGGATGACGGAACAGAAGAGAAGTTCCAGACATTCAAGATATAA
- a CDS encoding 30S ribosomal protein S15: MITKDQKAAIISEYATKEGDTGSPEVQVAVLTARINDLNEHLKVHKKDHHSRRGLLKMVGQRRNLLNYLKNVDIERYRNLIARLGLRK; encoded by the coding sequence ATGATAACTAAAGATCAGAAAGCTGCAATCATCAGCGAATACGCAACTAAAGAAGGAGATACAGGTTCTCCAGAGGTTCAGGTAGCTGTACTAACAGCAAGAATCAACGATTTGAACGAGCACCTTAAGGTTCATAAGAAGGACCACCACTCAAGACGCGGACTACTTAAGATGGTCGGCCAGAGAAGAAACCTTCTTAACTACCTCAAGAACGTAGATATAGAAAGATATAGAAATCTTATTGCTCGTCTAGGCTTGAGAAAGTAG